Proteins from one Bradyrhizobium amphicarpaeae genomic window:
- a CDS encoding glutathione S-transferase, with amino-acid sequence MKYELYYWPEIQGRGEYVRSALEEAGAAYVDVARGPRGTAAMMKMMDAHQGTPPFAPPFLKAGKLVIGQTANILLYLGGRHGLAPKAEAGQLWVHQLQLTITDFVVEIHDTHHPLGPSLYYEDQRPPAKKRTADFWSERVPKYLGYFEQLLAGNGGAYVTGRRLTYVDLSLFQIVAGLRYAFPKRMTAFETDIPGLVALHDRIAARPNIKAYLASERRIPFNEQGIFRRYKELDG; translated from the coding sequence ATGAAATACGAACTCTACTACTGGCCCGAGATCCAGGGCCGCGGCGAATATGTGCGGTCGGCGCTGGAGGAGGCGGGGGCCGCTTACGTCGATGTCGCACGCGGGCCGCGCGGCACGGCCGCGATGATGAAGATGATGGACGCGCATCAGGGCACGCCGCCCTTTGCGCCGCCGTTCCTGAAGGCGGGCAAGCTCGTCATCGGCCAGACCGCCAATATCCTGCTCTATCTCGGCGGCCGCCACGGGCTCGCGCCGAAGGCGGAGGCCGGGCAGCTCTGGGTGCACCAGCTGCAGCTCACCATCACCGATTTCGTGGTCGAGATCCACGACACCCATCATCCACTCGGGCCCTCGCTCTATTACGAGGACCAGAGGCCGCCGGCGAAGAAGCGCACGGCGGATTTCTGGAGCGAGCGCGTGCCGAAATATCTCGGCTATTTCGAGCAGCTTCTCGCCGGCAATGGCGGCGCCTATGTCACCGGCCGGCGGCTCACTTACGTCGACCTCTCGCTATTCCAGATCGTCGCCGGGCTGCGCTATGCCTTCCCGAAACGCATGACGGCGTTCGAGACGGACATTCCGGGGCTCGTCGCCCTGCACGACCGCATCGCCGCGCGGCCGAACATCAAGGCCTATCTGGCAAGCGAACGCCGCATTCCCTTCAACGAACAGGGCATCTTCCGCCGCTACAAGGAGCTCGACGGCTAG
- a CDS encoding lectin: MIRIEKAVTISGLALAIALLAMPSAQAQSADMTFFVTSNGPGKGADLGGLEGADAQCQKLAQAGGAGAKTWRAYLSTQAADGKPAVNAKDRIGKGPWQNAKGTMIAKDMAELHGAANNLTKQTALSEKGEVINGRGDTPNRHDILTGTQPDGTAFAAGDDKTCKNWTSSTQGAAVVGHADRQGLRDDEPSKSWNSSHPSRGPEGGCSQADLKSTGGDGLLYCFAAN, from the coding sequence ATGATCCGCATCGAGAAAGCCGTGACGATTTCAGGCCTTGCGCTGGCAATCGCCTTACTGGCCATGCCATCGGCGCAAGCACAGTCGGCCGACATGACGTTCTTCGTGACGTCCAATGGCCCGGGCAAGGGCGCTGATCTCGGTGGGCTCGAGGGAGCCGATGCGCAATGCCAGAAGCTTGCGCAGGCCGGCGGCGCCGGCGCCAAGACCTGGCGTGCCTATCTCTCTACGCAGGCCGCCGACGGCAAGCCGGCCGTCAACGCCAAGGACCGCATCGGCAAGGGACCGTGGCAGAACGCCAAGGGCACGATGATCGCCAAGGACATGGCCGAGCTGCACGGCGCTGCCAACAACCTCACCAAGCAAACGGCGCTCAGCGAAAAGGGCGAGGTCATCAACGGCCGCGGTGACACGCCGAACCGGCACGACATCCTGACGGGCACGCAACCCGACGGCACCGCGTTCGCCGCCGGTGACGACAAGACCTGCAAGAATTGGACGTCGAGCACGCAAGGCGCCGCGGTCGTCGGCCATGCGGATCGTCAAGGCCTTCGCGACGATGAGCCGTCGAAATCATGGAACAGCTCCCACCCCTCGCGCGGTCCCGAGGGCGGCTGCTCGCAGGCCGATCTGAAGAGCACCGGCGGCGACGGGTTGTTGTATTGTTTTGCGGCGAATTGA
- a CDS encoding Tim44 domain-containing protein, whose amino-acid sequence MPGIWETHMNFSLRSRSLFKTIAVVLALALPTALAISSADARVGGGGSSGSRGSRTFSAPPSTSTAPGSASQFNRTYTQPGAGMNSAASAPARGGLFGGRAGGFMGGLAAGFLGAGLLGMLFGGGLFGGLGGLSSILGLIIQIVLVVLVVRLAMSWWQRRQTPQAAYANADAGAASGPQPNQRGGLGGGLAGGLGGFGFGANANNAPLEIKPDDYEAFERLLGDVQTAWSNEDVAKLHTLATPEMVSYFEQDLGQNRARNVVNKVTGVKLLQGDLAEAWREGETDYATVALRFALTDKTLDRNSGTVVAGSEQPGEVTEVWTFARRPGSSWELSAIQQTN is encoded by the coding sequence ATGCCGGGGATTTGGGAAACGCACATGAATTTCTCGCTACGCTCCCGCAGTCTCTTCAAGACGATCGCTGTCGTGCTGGCGCTTGCGCTGCCGACCGCACTGGCGATCTCGTCCGCCGACGCGCGTGTCGGCGGCGGCGGCTCGTCGGGCTCACGCGGCTCGCGCACCTTTTCGGCGCCGCCCTCGACCTCCACGGCGCCGGGCTCGGCCTCGCAATTCAACCGCACCTACACCCAGCCGGGTGCAGGCATGAACTCGGCTGCGTCCGCGCCCGCGCGCGGCGGCCTGTTCGGTGGCCGCGCCGGCGGCTTCATGGGCGGCCTTGCGGCCGGCTTCCTCGGCGCCGGCCTGCTCGGCATGCTGTTCGGCGGCGGCCTGTTCGGCGGCCTCGGCGGCCTGTCCTCGATCCTGGGCCTGATCATCCAGATCGTGCTTGTGGTGTTGGTGGTGCGGCTGGCGATGTCCTGGTGGCAGCGCCGTCAGACGCCGCAGGCGGCCTATGCCAATGCCGATGCGGGCGCAGCTTCCGGACCGCAGCCGAACCAGCGCGGCGGCCTCGGTGGTGGACTTGCCGGCGGTCTTGGCGGCTTCGGCTTCGGCGCGAACGCCAACAACGCGCCGCTCGAGATCAAGCCGGACGATTACGAGGCGTTCGAGCGCCTGCTCGGCGACGTCCAGACCGCCTGGTCGAACGAGGACGTGGCCAAGCTGCACACGCTCGCGACGCCGGAGATGGTCTCCTATTTCGAGCAGGACCTCGGCCAGAACCGCGCGCGCAACGTCGTCAACAAGGTGACCGGCGTCAAGCTGTTGCAGGGCGACCTCGCGGAAGCCTGGCGCGAGGGCGAGACCGACTACGCGACGGTTGCGCTGCGCTTCGCGCTCACCGACAAGACGCTCGACCGCAACAGCGGCACGGTCGTCGCCGGCAGCGAACAGCCGGGTGAAGTCACTGAAGTCTGGACCTTCGCCCGACGGCCCGGCAGCAGCTGGGAATTGTCGGCGATCCAGCAGACCAACTGA
- the cckA gene encoding cell cycle histidine kinase CckA, translated as MTAETDHDLTREPVATHEPSPRSGSIALVLLVAAGLVAVAIGLMTLGRAQAQPYILGILAVLAMVGLFNLFAFAAGIIRFADRSLDDPVVGRIADHGFDGLAVTDQRGHVVYSNAAYLTLTGATGPQDVRPVERVFIGNPDVSEAVFRLLKAAREGKRQQEEVRISGQDGSQGRWLRMRVRPLGTGKREAKYAVWSIADITRDRERQEDVFQELQHAIEYLDHAPCGFFSVNPAGELAYVNATLANWLDYDLAEIGSGGLKLTDIVSGDGASLLTSIVAVPGEVKTEVFDIDLRMRTGKTMPVRLYHKLAFGADGAPGPSRTLVISRARDERSDPDRAAEVRFMRFFDHTPMAIATVDRAGNVVRANARYAKLGQALGLDSASKSIFRAVNSRDRHLLIAAINQAAEGQADVAPVEVALEGPRERWGQFFVTPVDAAENEAEAAIVHMLETTERRALENQINQSQKMETVGQLAGGIAHDFNNVLSAIMMANDFLLNAHKPTDPSFQDIMQIKQNATRAATLVRQLLAFSRRQTLRPQVLDLGDALSDLAMLLRRLIGEKVKHETIHGRDLWPVKVDVSQFEQVIVNLAVNARDAMPDGGKLIIRTANVTAEEAAKLAYKGMPAADYVRIEVADTGTGIPADIRDKIFEPFFSTKEVGKGTGLGLSTVYGIVKQTGGFIYVDSAPGKGTSFHIFLPRHHAEPEAQVEQPAAAVSAANGAGKDAPAAEAKPRTDLTGQGTILLVEDEEGLRALNARGLRSRGYTVVEAENGVDAMEVLEEQSGAIDLVVSDVVMPEMDGPTLLKAMREKNPDIKFIFVSGYAEDAFEKSLPEGQQFDFLPKPFTLSQLVAAVKETMAKQG; from the coding sequence ATGACCGCCGAAACCGACCACGACCTCACCCGCGAGCCCGTTGCGACGCACGAGCCGTCGCCGCGCTCGGGCAGCATTGCGCTGGTGCTGCTGGTGGCCGCCGGCCTCGTCGCCGTCGCCATCGGGCTGATGACGCTCGGGCGCGCGCAGGCGCAGCCCTATATCCTCGGCATCCTTGCCGTGCTGGCGATGGTCGGCCTGTTCAACCTGTTCGCTTTCGCCGCCGGGATCATCCGCTTCGCCGACCGCAGCCTCGACGATCCGGTCGTGGGCCGGATCGCCGATCACGGGTTCGATGGCCTCGCCGTGACCGATCAGCGCGGCCACGTGGTCTATTCCAACGCGGCCTATCTGACGCTCACCGGCGCGACCGGCCCGCAGGACGTGCGCCCGGTCGAGCGTGTCTTCATCGGCAACCCCGACGTTTCGGAGGCCGTGTTCCGCCTGCTCAAGGCCGCGCGCGAAGGCAAGCGGCAGCAGGAAGAGGTTCGCATCTCCGGCCAGGACGGCAGCCAGGGCCGCTGGCTGCGCATGCGGGTGCGCCCGCTCGGCACCGGCAAGCGCGAGGCGAAATACGCGGTGTGGTCGATCGCCGACATCACCCGCGACCGCGAGCGCCAGGAGGACGTGTTCCAGGAGCTCCAGCACGCCATCGAATATCTGGACCACGCGCCGTGCGGCTTCTTCTCGGTCAATCCCGCCGGCGAGCTCGCTTACGTCAACGCGACGCTGGCGAATTGGCTCGACTACGACCTCGCCGAGATCGGCTCGGGCGGTCTCAAGCTGACCGACATCGTCTCCGGCGACGGTGCCTCGCTGCTGACGTCGATCGTGGCCGTGCCGGGCGAGGTGAAGACCGAGGTCTTCGACATCGATTTGCGCATGCGCACCGGCAAGACCATGCCGGTGCGGCTCTATCACAAGCTCGCCTTCGGCGCCGACGGCGCCCCGGGGCCGTCGCGCACGCTCGTGATCAGCCGCGCCCGCGACGAGCGCAGCGATCCCGATCGTGCCGCCGAAGTGCGCTTCATGCGCTTCTTCGACCATACGCCGATGGCGATCGCGACCGTGGACCGCGCCGGCAACGTCGTGCGCGCCAATGCGCGCTACGCCAAGCTCGGGCAGGCGCTCGGGCTCGACAGCGCCTCCAAGTCGATCTTCCGAGCGGTGAATTCGCGCGACCGTCACCTCCTGATCGCGGCCATCAACCAGGCCGCCGAAGGCCAGGCCGACGTCGCGCCGGTGGAAGTGGCGCTGGAAGGGCCCAGGGAGCGCTGGGGCCAGTTCTTCGTTACGCCGGTCGATGCTGCCGAGAACGAGGCGGAAGCCGCCATCGTGCACATGCTCGAGACCACCGAGCGGCGCGCGCTGGAGAACCAGATCAACCAGTCGCAGAAGATGGAGACGGTCGGCCAGCTCGCCGGCGGCATCGCCCACGACTTCAACAACGTGCTCTCCGCCATCATGATGGCGAACGACTTCCTGTTGAACGCGCACAAGCCGACCGATCCGTCGTTCCAGGACATCATGCAGATCAAGCAGAACGCCACGCGCGCCGCCACGCTGGTGCGGCAGCTGCTGGCGTTCTCGCGACGGCAGACGCTGCGGCCGCAGGTGCTCGATCTCGGCGATGCGCTGTCCGATCTCGCGATGCTGCTGCGCCGGCTGATCGGCGAAAAGGTCAAGCACGAGACCATCCACGGCCGCGATCTCTGGCCGGTCAAGGTCGACGTCTCCCAGTTCGAGCAGGTCATCGTCAATCTCGCGGTGAACGCGCGCGACGCCATGCCCGACGGCGGCAAGCTGATCATCCGCACCGCCAACGTCACCGCGGAAGAAGCGGCCAAGCTCGCCTACAAGGGCATGCCGGCCGCGGATTATGTCCGCATCGAGGTCGCCGACACCGGCACCGGCATTCCCGCCGACATCCGCGACAAGATTTTCGAGCCGTTCTTCTCGACCAAGGAGGTCGGCAAGGGCACCGGCCTCGGCCTTTCCACCGTCTACGGCATCGTCAAGCAGACCGGCGGCTTCATCTACGTCGATTCCGCGCCGGGCAAGGGCACCTCGTTCCACATCTTCCTGCCGCGCCATCATGCCGAGCCCGAGGCGCAGGTCGAGCAGCCGGCGGCTGCGGTCAGCGCGGCCAACGGCGCCGGAAAGGATGCCCCGGCGGCCGAGGCCAAGCCGCGCACCGATCTCACGGGACAGGGCACCATCCTACTGGTCGAGGACGAAGAGGGCCTGCGCGCGCTGAACGCACGCGGCTTGCGCTCGCGCGGTTACACCGTGGTCGAGGCCGAGAATGGCGTCGATGCCATGGAAGTGCTGGAGGAGCAGAGCGGGGCGATCGATCTCGTCGTCTCCGACGTCGTCATGCCCGAGATGGACGGCCCGACGCTTTTGAAGGCGATGCGGGAGAAGAACCCCGACATCAAGTTCATCTTCGTCTCCGGCTATGCCGAGGACGCGTTCGAGAAGAGCCTGCCTGAGGGCCAGCAGTTCGACTTCCTGCCGAAACCGTTCACGCTCAGCCAGCTGGTGGCGGCGGTGAAGGAGACGATGGCGAAGCAGGGGTGA
- the flhB gene encoding flagellar biosynthesis protein FlhB — MSEDKDPESQTEDPTQKRLDDALERGDVAKSQEINTWFMMAGGTLVVSTFSASVGSGLLAPMRGLLANSWMIKTDGKALIALMQQIEFAILAAIGVPLMMLMLAAIAGNMLQHRLVWSAESLTPKFSKISPGAGFKRIFGKQAAANFLKGIGKLVALSVVMTMILWPERHRMEAMVRLDPAAMLGASTSMTIHLLGAVVAALAIIAIADYFFQYRSWFQRQKMSLQEIKEEFKQSEGDPHIKGKLRQLRQQRSRKRMMTAVPKASVIITNPTHYSVALSYERGMTAPICVAKGVDNLAFKIREIAREHDIPIVENVPLARALYATVEIDQEIPAEHYHAVAEVIGYVMRLKRGFGAGRG, encoded by the coding sequence ATGTCAGAAGACAAGGACCCAGAGAGTCAAACAGAAGACCCGACGCAAAAGCGTCTGGACGACGCGCTCGAACGCGGCGACGTCGCCAAGAGCCAGGAGATCAACACCTGGTTCATGATGGCGGGCGGCACGCTCGTGGTCTCGACCTTCTCGGCCTCGGTGGGCAGCGGGCTGCTGGCGCCGATGCGGGGCCTGCTTGCCAATTCCTGGATGATCAAGACCGACGGCAAGGCCCTGATCGCGCTGATGCAGCAGATCGAATTCGCCATTCTCGCGGCGATCGGCGTGCCTCTGATGATGCTGATGCTGGCGGCGATTGCCGGCAACATGCTGCAGCATCGCCTGGTCTGGTCGGCCGAATCCCTGACGCCGAAATTCAGCAAGATATCGCCCGGCGCCGGCTTCAAGCGCATCTTCGGCAAGCAGGCGGCGGCCAATTTTCTCAAGGGCATCGGCAAGCTGGTCGCGCTCAGCGTGGTCATGACCATGATCCTGTGGCCGGAGCGGCATCGCATGGAGGCGATGGTCAGGCTCGACCCGGCCGCCATGCTCGGCGCCAGCACCAGCATGACGATCCATCTGCTCGGTGCGGTGGTCGCGGCGCTCGCGATCATCGCCATTGCCGATTATTTCTTCCAGTACCGCAGCTGGTTCCAGCGGCAGAAGATGTCGCTCCAGGAGATCAAGGAAGAGTTCAAGCAGTCCGAAGGCGATCCGCACATCAAGGGCAAGCTCAGGCAGTTGCGCCAGCAACGCTCCAGGAAGCGCATGATGACGGCGGTTCCCAAGGCCTCGGTGATCATCACCAACCCGACCCACTACTCGGTGGCGCTGTCCTACGAGCGCGGCATGACGGCCCCGATCTGCGTCGCCAAGGGCGTCGACAATCTCGCCTTCAAGATCCGTGAGATCGCGCGCGAGCACGACATCCCGATCGTGGAGAACGTGCCGCTCGCCCGCGCGCTGTACGCCACCGTCGAGATCGATCAGGAAATCCCGGCCGAGCACTACCATGCGGTCGCCGAAGTCATCGGCTACGTCATGCGGCTGAAGCGCGGATTTGGCGCCGGGCGAGGATAA
- the fliR gene encoding flagellar biosynthetic protein FliR, producing the protein MRIDVSLLPALAAAFMLAFARVGAMVMLLPGLGETNIPTRIKLSIALLLTLIILPLHRDAYHVDMGSLAPLLVLMLHEIAIGIVLGATARVTLSALQVAGSVIAQQMGLGFVTSVDPTQGQQGVLVGNFLTMLGVTLLFATDSHHLVIAALNDSYTIFSPGETVSSGDVAALATRAFAAAFRLGLQLSGPFLVFGLVFNIGLGVLARLMPQMQVYFVGVPLSIFAGFLVLAMVLTAMMGTYLDYFIGVMHQLMPLR; encoded by the coding sequence ATGCGCATCGACGTCTCGCTGCTGCCGGCGCTCGCCGCCGCCTTCATGCTCGCCTTCGCCCGGGTCGGCGCGATGGTGATGCTGTTGCCGGGGCTGGGCGAGACCAATATTCCGACGCGGATCAAGCTGTCGATCGCGCTGCTGCTGACGCTGATCATCCTGCCGCTGCATCGCGACGCCTACCATGTCGACATGGGCTCGCTGGCGCCGCTCCTGGTCCTGATGTTGCACGAGATCGCGATCGGAATCGTGCTGGGCGCCACCGCGCGCGTGACGCTGTCGGCGCTCCAGGTCGCGGGATCGGTGATCGCGCAACAGATGGGGCTCGGCTTCGTCACCTCGGTCGACCCGACGCAGGGCCAGCAGGGCGTGCTGGTCGGCAATTTCCTGACCATGCTCGGGGTGACGCTGCTGTTCGCCACCGACAGCCATCATCTGGTGATCGCGGCGCTGAACGACAGCTATACGATCTTCTCGCCGGGCGAGACCGTATCGAGTGGCGACGTGGCCGCGCTCGCAACGCGCGCCTTTGCCGCCGCGTTCCGCCTCGGCCTGCAGCTCTCCGGACCGTTCCTGGTGTTCGGCCTGGTCTTCAACATCGGCCTCGGCGTGCTGGCGCGGCTGATGCCGCAGATGCAGGTCTATTTCGTCGGCGTGCCGCTCTCGATCTTCGCGGGATTCCTGGTGCTCGCCATGGTGCTCACGGCGATGATGGGGACGTATCTGGATTACTTCATCGGTGTCATGCACCAGTTGATGCCGCTGAGGTAA
- the fliQ gene encoding flagellar biosynthesis protein FliQ, with amino-acid sequence MTGPETLDVARDAIWTIVIVSSPLMVVGLVVGVIVSLFQALTQIQEQTLIYVPKILAIFATMLLALPFMADALHAHMLRISSRIIGG; translated from the coding sequence ATGACCGGCCCCGAGACCCTCGACGTTGCGCGCGATGCGATCTGGACGATCGTGATCGTGTCCTCCCCCCTGATGGTGGTCGGTCTGGTGGTCGGCGTCATCGTGTCGCTGTTCCAGGCGCTGACGCAGATCCAGGAACAGACGCTGATCTACGTGCCGAAGATCCTGGCCATCTTTGCCACGATGCTGCTGGCGCTGCCGTTCATGGCCGACGCGCTTCACGCCCACATGCTGCGGATATCGTCGCGAATCATCGGCGGCTGA
- the fliE gene encoding flagellar hook-basal body complex protein FliE → MASPTVAANAYANLARVLENSGAGAGKATEAGGQSFASMLKDAVGSVMESGRKSDAQTVAMAAGKANVMDVVTAVADTDVAVSTLVSVRDRVIAAYEDIMKMPI, encoded by the coding sequence ATGGCATCACCGACAGTCGCCGCCAACGCCTATGCCAACCTTGCCCGTGTGCTGGAGAACAGCGGTGCCGGTGCCGGCAAAGCCACCGAGGCCGGCGGGCAATCCTTTGCCTCGATGCTGAAGGACGCCGTCGGCAGCGTCATGGAGTCCGGCCGCAAGTCGGACGCGCAGACGGTGGCGATGGCCGCCGGCAAGGCCAACGTGATGGACGTGGTGACGGCGGTGGCGGACACCGACGTCGCGGTGTCCACCCTGGTCTCGGTCCGCGACCGCGTCATCGCGGCGTATGAAGACATCATGAAGATGCCGATCTGA
- the flgC gene encoding flagellar basal body rod protein FlgC, translated as MANDSSDFARSMAIATSGLRAQAGRMRVISENIANADSTAQTAGGDPYRRKVPTFSSALDRTLDAQVVTLGKIKPDQSNFRVKYEPSNPVADASGNVKYPNVNSVVEMTDMRDAQRSYEANLNIISATRRMIQRTLDILKS; from the coding sequence ATGGCCAATGACAGCAGCGACTTTGCCCGTTCGATGGCGATCGCGACCTCCGGTCTGCGGGCGCAAGCCGGCCGCATGCGGGTGATCTCGGAAAACATCGCGAACGCGGATTCGACCGCGCAGACCGCCGGCGGCGATCCCTATCGGCGCAAGGTTCCCACCTTCTCCTCCGCGCTCGACCGCACGCTCGACGCGCAGGTCGTCACGCTCGGCAAGATCAAGCCCGACCAGTCGAACTTCCGCGTCAAATACGAGCCCAGCAATCCGGTCGCGGACGCCAGCGGCAACGTCAAATATCCCAACGTGAACTCGGTGGTCGAGATGACCGACATGCGCGACGCGCAGCGGTCCTACGAGGCCAATCTCAACATCATAAGTGCGACGCGCCGGATGATCCAGCGCACGCTCGACATTCTCAAGAGCTGA
- the flgB gene encoding flagellar basal body rod protein FlgB yields MSINDLPVLSALRTKMQWHQERQRVLSENVSNSDTPKFRPRDLVEPKLDKAGAVTGSMGPLAMTRTSSSHMAPSGAASGFDQNRNAGFETRPAGNAVNLEEEMMKAASNQMDYAAATSLYSKSLHLLKTAIGKG; encoded by the coding sequence ATGTCCATCAACGACCTCCCGGTGCTGTCGGCGCTTCGCACCAAGATGCAGTGGCACCAGGAGCGCCAGCGCGTCCTGTCCGAGAACGTCTCCAATTCCGACACGCCCAAATTCCGGCCGCGCGACCTGGTCGAGCCCAAGCTCGACAAGGCCGGGGCCGTCACCGGCTCGATGGGCCCCCTGGCAATGACCCGCACCAGCAGCTCTCACATGGCGCCGTCGGGGGCTGCTTCCGGATTCGACCAGAACAGGAATGCAGGCTTCGAGACCCGCCCCGCGGGCAACGCCGTCAATCTCGAAGAGGAGATGATGAAGGCGGCCAGCAACCAGATGGACTACGCGGCGGCGACCTCGCTCTATTCGAAGAGCCTGCACCTGCTCAAGACCGCGATCGGCAAGGGCTAG
- a CDS encoding flagellar biosynthetic protein FliO — protein sequence MQGSPITFIVAFIVVLALIGVAAWLVRRFAGGRVGANTQRGRMPRLAVIDAAAVDGRRRLVLVRRDNVEHLLMIGGPTDIVVEPNIVRAAPGRDQLPQRPNAEPPRLAPMPDTSGWADEAPRPELLDHPEPQMPEPPPRPARPSFADEVRRPAPALAERRSDPLAGFTADPVAPRLEREPRPEPLPPRVPRSEAPLMPRPPRQSEPPKMPPVRAERVAAPPPPPVPQAPPVPPPASTAAPSSAEQNLAEMAQRLEAALRRPAGETVAPPVAPEPPAAPPRAARSEPPAPPAKPAAEKTSFENLEDEMASLLGRPKPSS from the coding sequence ATGCAAGGCAGCCCTATCACCTTCATCGTCGCGTTCATCGTCGTCCTGGCGTTGATCGGCGTCGCTGCCTGGCTGGTGCGCCGATTCGCCGGCGGCCGGGTCGGCGCCAACACCCAGCGCGGCAGGATGCCCCGGCTCGCGGTGATCGACGCTGCCGCGGTCGACGGTCGGCGCCGCCTGGTGCTGGTCCGGCGTGACAATGTCGAGCATCTCCTGATGATCGGCGGGCCGACCGATATCGTCGTCGAGCCCAATATCGTTCGCGCCGCGCCCGGCCGCGACCAGCTTCCGCAGCGTCCGAACGCGGAACCGCCGCGGCTTGCGCCCATGCCGGATACCAGCGGCTGGGCCGACGAAGCACCGCGACCGGAGTTGCTCGATCATCCCGAGCCGCAAATGCCCGAGCCGCCGCCGCGGCCCGCGCGCCCGTCCTTCGCCGACGAGGTGCGCCGGCCCGCTCCCGCGCTGGCCGAACGCCGCAGCGATCCCCTCGCCGGCTTCACGGCCGATCCGGTCGCGCCACGCCTCGAGCGTGAACCGCGGCCCGAGCCGCTGCCGCCGCGCGTTCCGCGCAGCGAGGCGCCGCTGATGCCGCGGCCGCCCCGCCAGAGCGAGCCGCCGAAGATGCCGCCGGTGCGCGCCGAGCGCGTCGCTGCCCCGCCTCCTCCGCCGGTGCCGCAAGCTCCGCCCGTTCCGCCGCCGGCTTCCACTGCCGCCCCCTCCAGCGCCGAGCAAAATCTCGCCGAGATGGCGCAGCGGCTGGAGGCTGCGCTGCGTCGCCCGGCCGGCGAGACGGTCGCGCCTCCGGTTGCGCCGGAGCCGCCTGCTGCTCCCCCGCGCGCCGCACGCAGCGAGCCGCCGGCACCACCGGCGAAACCGGCCGCCGAAAAGACCAGCTTTGAAAATCTCGAAGACGAGATGGCCTCGCTGCTCGGCCGTCCGAAGCCGTCTTCGTGA
- the fliP gene encoding flagellar type III secretion system pore protein FliP (The bacterial flagellar biogenesis protein FliP forms a type III secretion system (T3SS)-type pore required for flagellar assembly.) gives MRLPSLPRRVVFLSVLIGAASAAMPAHAQDISINLGGGAGGGGVTERAIQLIALLTVLSIAPSILIMMTSFTRIVVVLSLLRTAMGTATAPPNSVIIALAMFLTFFVMGPVLQKSYDDGIRPLVANQIGVEDALQRASVPLRGFMQKNVREKDLKLFLDLSGEPPPATPDELALRILVPAFMISELKRAFEIGFLLFLPFLIIDLVVASVLMSMGMMMLPPATISLPFKLIFFVLVDGWSLVAGSLVQSYGG, from the coding sequence GTGAGGCTGCCGTCCCTCCCGCGTAGAGTTGTTTTCCTTTCTGTTCTGATCGGCGCGGCATCGGCAGCGATGCCGGCGCACGCGCAGGACATCAGCATCAATCTCGGCGGCGGCGCCGGTGGCGGCGGCGTCACCGAGCGCGCGATCCAGCTGATCGCGCTGCTCACCGTGCTGTCGATCGCGCCGTCGATCCTGATCATGATGACGTCGTTCACGCGCATCGTGGTCGTGCTGTCGCTGCTGCGCACCGCGATGGGCACGGCGACCGCGCCGCCGAACTCGGTGATCATCGCGCTGGCGATGTTCCTCACCTTCTTCGTGATGGGGCCCGTGCTGCAAAAATCCTACGACGACGGCATCCGCCCGCTCGTCGCCAACCAGATCGGCGTCGAGGACGCGCTGCAGCGCGCCTCCGTTCCCTTGCGCGGCTTCATGCAGAAGAACGTGCGCGAGAAGGACCTCAAGCTGTTCCTCGACCTCTCGGGCGAGCCGCCGCCGGCCACGCCCGACGAACTGGCACTGCGCATCCTCGTCCCCGCCTTCATGATCTCCGAGCTGAAGCGCGCCTTCGAGATCGGCTTCCTGTTGTTCCTGCCCTTCCTGATCATCGACCTCGTCGTCGCCTCGGTGCTGATGTCGATGGGCATGATGATGCTGCCCCCTGCGACGATCTCGCTGCCGTTCAAGCTGATCTTCTTCGTTCTGGTCGACGGCTGGTCGCTGGTGGCCGGAAGCCTGGTGCAGAGCTACGGGGGATAG